The following coding sequences lie in one Methylotuvimicrobium alcaliphilum 20Z genomic window:
- a CDS encoding tyrosine-type recombinase/integrase — protein MATIRKIENQSGIVYRAIIRDRLGKQIKSKTFKRKGDARAWADRIEADRDAIAAFGNKGARMSFAELVDEYVLQWHGKDWQHQHHVAKYWVERIGEYRIQEIDADRIRLELKNLQSGKCIIGNGRGKNAGKTKTINKTRSNTTVNRYRGILSAIFTYAFQQGYVTSNPVKKTASLPMPRGRVRYLSEGERTRLLKACLVSEWDRLYVLVLMAMTTGMRKNELMRLTWKDIDFDNGLAFLHNTKNGEPRVCPVPIHTLTELKKFRGVGSALLFPSALKPDRPFEFKKHWKKALEQAKVENFVFHSLRHDFCSSLAMHGATLAEIAELAGHKDLQTTKRYTHLSVAHKQKIAENIMAKVVQSGV, from the coding sequence ATGGCAACTATTCGAAAAATCGAAAATCAATCCGGCATTGTCTATAGAGCAATTATCAGAGACAGGCTAGGCAAACAAATCAAATCCAAAACCTTTAAGCGCAAAGGCGATGCCCGAGCATGGGCCGATCGCATCGAGGCCGACCGAGATGCAATCGCCGCATTCGGCAACAAAGGCGCTCGTATGTCCTTTGCTGAATTGGTCGATGAGTATGTTCTTCAATGGCACGGCAAAGACTGGCAACACCAACATCATGTTGCTAAGTACTGGGTAGAGCGCATCGGGGAATATCGCATTCAAGAAATCGACGCGGATCGAATCCGTTTAGAACTCAAAAACCTGCAATCCGGAAAGTGCATCATCGGCAACGGTCGAGGCAAAAACGCCGGAAAAACCAAAACCATCAACAAAACCCGATCGAATACGACCGTTAACCGGTATCGAGGCATATTGTCCGCGATTTTTACCTATGCCTTCCAACAAGGTTACGTTACATCCAATCCGGTCAAAAAGACCGCAAGCTTGCCGATGCCGCGAGGACGTGTGCGTTATTTGTCTGAGGGCGAACGCACACGATTACTAAAGGCTTGTCTCGTTTCGGAATGGGATCGTCTCTATGTGCTGGTGCTTATGGCCATGACTACCGGCATGCGAAAAAATGAATTGATGCGGTTGACCTGGAAGGATATCGACTTCGATAACGGTCTGGCGTTCCTGCACAATACCAAGAACGGGGAGCCGCGCGTTTGTCCGGTCCCGATCCACACCCTAACCGAACTAAAGAAATTTCGCGGAGTCGGCAGCGCACTACTATTCCCTTCGGCACTGAAACCCGACCGACCATTCGAGTTCAAAAAGCACTGGAAAAAAGCCCTAGAGCAAGCGAAGGTCGAAAACTTTGTATTTCACTCCCTACGGCATGACTTCTGCTCTTCACTGGCGATGCACGGCGCGACGCTGGCCGAAATAGCGGAGCTGGCCGGGCATAAGGACTTGCAAACGACCAAACGTTATACGCATCTATCGGTAGCGCATAAACAGAAAATAGCCGAGAACATCATGGCAAAGGTCGTACAGAGCGGCGTATAA
- the ychF gene encoding redox-regulated ATPase YchF, with translation MALYCGIVGLPNVGKSTLFNALTKAEIAAENYPFCTIDPNVGVVAVPDPRLDKLAEIVNPQRVLPTTIEFVDIAGLVAGASKGEGLGNQFLANIRETDAIAHVVRCFEDDNVIHVAGKIDPIADIEVINTELALADMSTVERALQRAAKASKSGNKDELARKAVLEKVNEHLNTGEPVRAMDLSDDDMALIKDLCLLTVKPTMYIANVQDDGFENNPILDKVKAFADKEGAMVVPVCAAIEAEIVQLDEDEKQEFLDDLGLDEPGLNRVVRAGYQLLDLSTYFTAGVKEVRAWTIPVGATAPQAAGVIHTDFEKGFIRAEVISYEDFVTYKGEQGAKDAGKWRLEGKDYVVKDGDVMHFRFNV, from the coding sequence ATGGCGCTATATTGCGGAATCGTCGGTTTGCCTAATGTCGGTAAATCGACTTTATTCAATGCTTTAACCAAGGCGGAAATCGCCGCCGAAAACTATCCTTTTTGTACTATCGATCCTAATGTCGGTGTTGTTGCCGTGCCCGACCCGCGGTTGGATAAACTCGCTGAAATCGTCAATCCTCAACGTGTACTGCCAACCACGATTGAGTTCGTCGATATCGCCGGATTGGTTGCCGGTGCTTCGAAAGGCGAGGGGCTGGGCAATCAATTTCTTGCCAATATTCGCGAAACCGATGCTATCGCACATGTCGTTCGTTGTTTCGAAGACGATAATGTTATTCACGTCGCCGGAAAAATCGATCCGATAGCCGATATCGAAGTCATCAATACCGAATTGGCGCTGGCCGATATGTCGACTGTCGAAAGGGCCTTGCAACGGGCGGCCAAGGCGTCGAAATCCGGCAACAAAGACGAACTGGCCAGAAAAGCCGTATTGGAAAAAGTTAACGAACATTTGAACACCGGCGAACCGGTTAGGGCGATGGATCTATCCGATGATGATATGGCCCTGATTAAAGACTTGTGCTTGTTAACCGTTAAACCCACGATGTATATCGCCAATGTTCAAGACGACGGTTTTGAAAACAATCCGATATTGGACAAAGTAAAAGCATTTGCCGACAAAGAAGGCGCCATGGTCGTGCCGGTATGCGCGGCAATCGAAGCGGAAATCGTGCAGCTTGATGAAGACGAAAAACAAGAATTTCTTGATGATTTAGGATTAGACGAGCCGGGTTTAAATCGAGTCGTACGCGCCGGTTACCAATTGCTCGATCTATCGACTTATTTCACGGCCGGCGTCAAAGAAGTCAGAGCTTGGACGATACCCGTCGGCGCCACGGCTCCGCAAGCCGCAGGAGTCATTCATACCGATTTCGAAAAAGGTTTCATCCGCGCCGAAGTCATTTCTTATGAAGACTTCGTCACTTACAAAGGTGAGCAGGGTGCAAAGGATGCCGGTAAATGGCGTCTCGAAGGCAAAGATTATGTCGTTAAAGACGGCGATGTCATGCATTTTCGTTTCAACGTTTGA